The window CGGCCCGGTGATGGAGGGGCGCGAGTTCGTCTGGACCGACGCCGACTTCGAAAGAGTCCAGAAGCTGATCTACCAGCGGGCGGGCATCAACCTGCACGACGGCAAACACGCCATGGTCTATAGCCGCCTGTCGCGGCGCTTGCGCGATACCGGCCACAGCAGCTTTCGGGAGTACCTGGGCTGGTTGGAGAACCACGATGGTCCGGAATGGCAGGAGTTCGTCAACGCGCTCACCACCAACCTGACGGCGTTTTTTCGAGAGCAGCACCACTTCGAGATTTTTGCCGACCTGCTCAAGTCCAAGCCCGCCGGTGTACCTTGGCGCGTGTGGTGCAATGCGGCATCCACCGGCGAGGAGCCATATTCGATCGTCATGACGGCGCTCGAATCGCTGGGGGCGAACGCCGCCTTCAAGCTCATGGCCAGCGACATCGATTCCAAGGTGCTGGCCTCGGCCGCACAGGGCATCTACAAGCTGGACAACCTGAAGGGCCTGAGCCCGGAGCGCATGCAACGCTTCTTCCTGCGAGGCAAGGATTCGAATGCGGGCCTGGTGCGCGCCAAACCCGAGATGCGGCGCTTCATCGAGTTCCTGAGTGTGAACCTGATCCGTGACGACTGGCCGTTTCGCGAGCCGTTCGACGTGGTGTTCTGCCGCAATGTGATGATCTATTTCGACGCCCCGACACAGCGAGGCGTGCTCGAGCGCATCCACCGCGTGATGAAGCCGGGTGGCATGTTGTTCGTCGGTCATGCCGAGAACTTCAGCGAATCGCGTGACCTCTTCACCTTGCGCGGCAAGACGGTCTATGAGCGTCGGTAATCCAATCGTGGGGCGCTGAAAGATGGACATTCCAAGAACCACCGGACCGACGCTGGCACAGCGGATGGCCGCAGGCGTGCTGACCAACGGTCCGGTGCCCGAGCGCCGCAGCGGCCCTCGCATCAATTCATTCACGCCGGGCGCGCCGCATGTGGCCCACACTTCCTCGATCGAAGAGTTGAAGAGCCAGAAGCGTAAGCCCGGCGAGGCCTCGTTCTTCTACACCGACCATCACTTCCAGTACAACGCCGTGAAGGTGTTGCCTGGGGAGTATTTCGTGTCGGACGAAAACCTGGTGATCATGACCGTGCTTGGCTCCTGCATCGCCGCTTGCCTGTGGGATTCGCGTGCGCAGATCGGGGGCATGAATCATTTCATGCTGCCCGACGGCGATGACGGCAGTGGCTTCGGTCGCTACGGTTCGTATGCGATGGAGTTGCTGATCAATGAGATGCTCAAGAGCGGTGCGCGGCGCGAATCCCTGCAGGCCAAGATCTTCGGCGGCGCCCAGGTGATGAGCAACTTCACCACCATGAACGTGGGGGAGCGCAACACCGACTTCGTCATCGATTACCTGCAGACCGAGCGCATCCCGCTGCTGTCGCAGGATGTGCTCGACATCTATCCGCGCAAGGTGTGTTTCTTTCCGGTCACCGGCAAGGCCATGGTCAAGCGCCTGGCCCATGCCCATCCCGAGCAAATCGTCAACGAGCGCCGCGGCAACGCGGTGGCCGTGGCGCAGACCACGTCGGGCGGCTCGGTCGATCTGTTTTAAGTTTGAAGGTAATCAGCGTGGCCACGAAGAAGATACGGGTGGTGGTGGTGGATGACTCTGCGCTGGTGCGCAGCTTGCTCACCGAAATCATCAACAGGCAGCCCGACATGGTGTGCGTTGGCGCGGCCAACGACCCGCTGGTGGCACGCGAGATGATCCGCGAGCTGGATCCGGACGTGATCACGCTTGACGTGGAGATGCCCCGCATGGACGGCATCGATTTCCTCGGTCGGTTGATGCGGCTGCGTCCGATGCCGGTGGTGATGATCTCCACGCTGACCGACAAGGGCGCCGAAGTCACGATGCGCGCGCTCGAGCTCGGTGCGGTCGATTTCGTGGCCAAGCCGCGCATCGGTTTGGCCAATGGGCTGAACGAGCTGGCTTCGCAGATTGTCGATAAGGTGCGAGTGGCTGCCGTGGCCAAGTTCCGCCGTCCGCCGGTGCCAGTCGCCGCCGCTCCCGGGATTGCGCAGACGGCGCCGCGCCCGGCGAACACCCTGATCGGCCGCATCTCGACCGAAAAGATGATCTGCATCGGCGCCTCCACGGGCGGCACCGAGGCCGTGAAGGAAATTCTGGTGCATATGCCTGCCGACTCGCCGGCCATTGTCATCACACAGCACATGCCGCCCGGTTTCACCACCAGCTTTGCCGCGCGGCTCAACGGTCTGTGCCAGATCACGGTCAAGGAAGCCGCGCATGGCGAACGCATCCTGCCGGGCCATGCCTACATCGCTCCGGGTGGCAAACAGTTCCGTGTGGACCGCAGCGGCGCCAACTATGTGGCGGTGGTGGAGGACACCGAGCCGGTGAACCGCCACAAGCCATCGGTGGAGGTCCTGTTCCTGTCCGCGGCCGCGGTGGTCGGTCGCAACGCCTACGGCATCATGCTGACCGGCATGGGCAACGACGGCGCCCGCGCGATGCGCGAGATGCGCGACAAAGGTAGCTACAACTTCGTGCAGGACGAGGCCAGCTGTGTGGTCTTCGGCATGCCGAGAGAAGCCATCGCCCATGGTGCGGCCGACGAAGTGCTGCCATTGGACAAGATCGCTGGCGCGCTGCTGGCCAAGCTAGGAGCCAGCGGCGACCGGCTGCACAACCGCATCTGAGCGCGGCGGCTAGAGCAGCTCCTCGGGCGCGAGGGGGCCAACGATCTTGAGCAGCAGGCGCAGGCTCAGGCTGGCGTCGGGTTCGGTCGTGCTGTCGGGCAGGCCAGAGCCTTGCGGCGCATGCCAAACCAGCCGACCATCTTTCGACTCGACGCGGTAGGCGCCGGTCAACATCGTGGGTTCGATCAAGCGCATCGACCGCTGCGCCAGATCCGGACTGCGCATCAGCAAGGCAATTTCGCTGTTCTGCAGCTTGGAGCGCAAGTCCAGGTTCATGGATCCGATGATCACCAGTCGCTCGTCGATGACCAGGGCCTTGGAATGCAGGCTGGCACGCGAGCCGCCCACCAGACTGCCGTCACCGGAGCCGGCCAGCGACGCGCGCCCGCCGCCGTTGCCGCTGCCCGACATGCTGGAGCCGAACGCCGAACGTTCACCGCCCTGCTCGGTGCGCATTTCATAGAGTTCCACGCCGATGTCCAGGAGTCGCTCGCGGTAGCGTGCATAACCCGCATGGGCCAGCGGTGCATCGTTGGACGCCAGGGAGTTGGTCAGCACGCGGATCCGTACGCCGCGCTCACGCATCGTCTTCATCACGTCGAGCATGCGCTCGCCCGGCACGAAGTAGGGCGAGATCACCAGCATGTCTTTCTGGGCGCGTTGCATCAGGCCGAGCAGGCCATCGACGACCGTGGGTTCGGCGTCGCCCTCGTCGCCTTCGATCTTGCTGGGCTGGTCGGCGAGCATGATGGCCGGCGCCCAGGTCAGCGGTAGGCGCTGCATGTCGAGCAGCGATGGCACGGCCAGTGCGCCGAGCGGCGAGGCGGCCATGGCTTCACTGGTGCTGGCCGTGGCGCCGCCGGGCGGGGGCGCCGACGGCGCGTTGGCCAGTACGGCGTTGGCCTTGGACTCTGTCGAGTCCGTAGCCGCCTGGGATGCGGCAGCTGTCGGTACTTTCTTCAGCGCGGCGACTTCTTCCGATGTGAGCAAGGTCTGCACCGGGTAGGCAAGTGGGTTGTTCCAGTAGCTGTCGAAGCTCCTGGACAGGTCCCGCACGATCGGCCCGGCGGCCAGCACGTCAAGGTCGACGAAGTTGCTGTCCTGGCCCTGGCCAAAATAGGCATCCCCGAGGTTGCGTCCGCCGGCGATGCCGAGCGCGTTGTCGGCAATGAACAGCTTGTTGTGCATGCGTCGTTGTGCCTGCGCGGGGTCGCCGAGTGCGCCGACCAGCCGGCCCAGCATCGAGCCGCGCGAGCCCGGCACGGGATTGAACAGGCGGATGTCGATATTGGGCTCGAAAGCGAGTTGCAGCACCTGCGCGTCCGGGCCGACAGTGTGGAGGTCGTCGAGCAGGATCCGCACGCGGACGCCGCGCTTCGCCGCCTCACGCAGGCGGGCGACGATCAGGTCGGTGCTGGCGTCGGCATGGATCGCGTAGTACTGAAGGTCGAGGGTTTTCTCCGCAGCTTCCACCAGTGCGAGCCGGCTGGTGTAGGCCCGGTCGGCACCGCTGAGCAGTCGGAAGCCGGACCGCTGACCCGCGCCGGCTGCGGCGGACTGGGTTTGCACCAGCCGGCCCAGCGACGTCGTTTCAGGCTGCGCAAGCGCCGTACTGACGGGTCGGTCGACATTGCTCGGCAGGCTCGCGCAGCCGCCGAGGCCGGCCATGATGGCCGCGATCAGCAGACTGGCGAGCCACGCCGGCGTGGGAAAATGAAGGCTCAGGGCGCTGGGCCGGCGAAGCAGTCGGGGGGCGGGGTGCATGGTGCGGCCACTCTACTGCAGCGCCACGAGCCTGGCTGTAGGCGCGCAACCATTTCGGCAATGGCGGGCGGCCTCGGGCTCAGGCGCCCAGCGCTTCCCAGCGTTCGAGAGCCTGCAGCAGCAGGTCGTCGATCTCCGCATTGCGCTGACCCAGGCTGGCGGCTCGTGCCGCATCGCGCATGTAGAGGCTGCCGTCGGCCATCTCCGCCGCAATGGCTTGTTGTTCCTGTTCCAGTGCCGCGATCTGCTGGGGTAGGGCATCGAGTTCGCGCTGCTCTTTGTAGCTGAG of the Rhodoferax koreense genome contains:
- a CDS encoding CheR family methyltransferase; translated protein: MGATTQPFGQATGPVMEGREFVWTDADFERVQKLIYQRAGINLHDGKHAMVYSRLSRRLRDTGHSSFREYLGWLENHDGPEWQEFVNALTTNLTAFFREQHHFEIFADLLKSKPAGVPWRVWCNAASTGEEPYSIVMTALESLGANAAFKLMASDIDSKVLASAAQGIYKLDNLKGLSPERMQRFFLRGKDSNAGLVRAKPEMRRFIEFLSVNLIRDDWPFREPFDVVFCRNVMIYFDAPTQRGVLERIHRVMKPGGMLFVGHAENFSESRDLFTLRGKTVYERR
- the cheD gene encoding chemoreceptor glutamine deamidase CheD, with product MAAGVLTNGPVPERRSGPRINSFTPGAPHVAHTSSIEELKSQKRKPGEASFFYTDHHFQYNAVKVLPGEYFVSDENLVIMTVLGSCIAACLWDSRAQIGGMNHFMLPDGDDGSGFGRYGSYAMELLINEMLKSGARRESLQAKIFGGAQVMSNFTTMNVGERNTDFVIDYLQTERIPLLSQDVLDIYPRKVCFFPVTGKAMVKRLAHAHPEQIVNERRGNAVAVAQTTSGGSVDLF
- a CDS encoding protein-glutamate methylesterase/protein-glutamine glutaminase, with product MATKKIRVVVVDDSALVRSLLTEIINRQPDMVCVGAANDPLVAREMIRELDPDVITLDVEMPRMDGIDFLGRLMRLRPMPVVMISTLTDKGAEVTMRALELGAVDFVAKPRIGLANGLNELASQIVDKVRVAAVAKFRRPPVPVAAAPGIAQTAPRPANTLIGRISTEKMICIGASTGGTEAVKEILVHMPADSPAIVITQHMPPGFTTSFAARLNGLCQITVKEAAHGERILPGHAYIAPGGKQFRVDRSGANYVAVVEDTEPVNRHKPSVEVLFLSAAAVVGRNAYGIMLTGMGNDGARAMREMRDKGSYNFVQDEASCVVFGMPREAIAHGAADEVLPLDKIAGALLAKLGASGDRLHNRI
- a CDS encoding phospholipase D family protein, which translates into the protein MHPAPRLLRRPSALSLHFPTPAWLASLLIAAIMAGLGGCASLPSNVDRPVSTALAQPETTSLGRLVQTQSAAAGAGQRSGFRLLSGADRAYTSRLALVEAAEKTLDLQYYAIHADASTDLIVARLREAAKRGVRVRILLDDLHTVGPDAQVLQLAFEPNIDIRLFNPVPGSRGSMLGRLVGALGDPAQAQRRMHNKLFIADNALGIAGGRNLGDAYFGQGQDSNFVDLDVLAAGPIVRDLSRSFDSYWNNPLAYPVQTLLTSEEVAALKKVPTAAASQAATDSTESKANAVLANAPSAPPPGGATASTSEAMAASPLGALAVPSLLDMQRLPLTWAPAIMLADQPSKIEGDEGDAEPTVVDGLLGLMQRAQKDMLVISPYFVPGERMLDVMKTMRERGVRIRVLTNSLASNDAPLAHAGYARYRERLLDIGVELYEMRTEQGGERSAFGSSMSGSGNGGGRASLAGSGDGSLVGGSRASLHSKALVIDERLVIIGSMNLDLRSKLQNSEIALLMRSPDLAQRSMRLIEPTMLTGAYRVESKDGRLVWHAPQGSGLPDSTTEPDASLSLRLLLKIVGPLAPEELL